Genomic window (Granulicella arctica):
GAGGTGAGTTGGAGTGCCCACGCATCGTTGAAGGCCTTCTTGGTCACGTCCTGCAACTTGCTTTGGCGGGCGTCATAGCTGGCGAGGATGACGGCATTGAGGACAGCCTCGGTCGCCCGTGACTCGGTAGACTTTGTCGGGCCGTTGGGATTGTCCTTGTAGAAGGGCTCGACCTCATCCCAGAGGTCCACACGCTTGGTGATGTAGCCAAGCATGGTGCGCTCGGTTTCGGTTGGTTGCGCCTCGCCCAAGGCGTGTCGCAGTGCAGGGCGTGAGAGTGCGTAGGGCACCGCGGTGTGGCAGGAGACGCAAGCTGTGCCGTGATCGCGCTGAGCTTTAGGCCAGGTCATCCACCAGCCCTGGCGGCCATCCATGTATTTTGCGGCTGCCTGCCTGTCCCAGTCGGCTGGCATAGAGGCGCTGGCCGTGATGAACGGATTGCCGAGTTGCGCGAGGACACTTGTGGTGCTGAGCAGGGCGAGGCAAAAGGTCAAACGCTTGATTATCATGAGTCCTCCATGACGCGCAGATTGTTGTGCGGAGGCCGGCAGAGAAAGCCGGTTAGTGCGACAGTACAGGATTTGCAGCCAGAGTCTACAGAAAACGTAGGAATCAAAGCATTTCCTCTTGCGTTGTGATGGAAGCGGAAGAGTCGATGTTCAGCATCCGCGAAATTTCCGATTGCAATCTGTCCTATGAAGTGATAACTACTAATCAACACAAGACAACAATTTGCTGCACGACTTTCTTTGGAGCAACTTCCACCCTCTTTTCTCTTGAGAGGCATGAATTTGTGCACTCTCTGCAAGACGCCTTTGTTTGACTTAGCTCGATCGTGTCGCCCCAATATGCAGTTTGTGGTTCTTACTACTCTCACTTCAAAGAATTACCGCACGTGCAGTGAGCAGTTAGTGCTGCATAGACGGAGCCTATCTCCTACACCTCCTCCGTTCTGTACGACGGGCGTCCTTACGCTGCTTCTCCTGAATTGAAAGGGCAGAGTTCATGTCTTGTTTTTCCTGTAGGCGATGCTGGATTGGGACGAAGTTTTTTACTCTGCTACTGGTTGGAGCCGGGCTAACTGCCGGCGCTATTGCGCAACGTGCGCGTGGAACGGCGATTACCGGCGGCAAGGAAGTACATGACGTTTTGATCCCGGTGACTGATCCCTTAGTGATGCAGAAGTGTGGCACCTGTCACTCTGCGGATGCGCTGGGAAACCTGACGCGGATCTCATCCGTGCGCACCACTCCCGAAGGTTGGGAGGAAGCGATTAAGCGTATGGTGCGGCTGAACGGGTTGCAGGTGACGCCCGAAGAGGCACGCAAGATCGTGCGATACCTCAGCGATTCCCATGGGCTGGCGCCGGAGGAAGCGGCGGCGGTTGAATATTTTCCGGAGCATAGGCTGGTCGATGAGAAGTTCCCGGACGACGATACGCAGCATGCCTGCGCCTCGTGCCATGCACTTGCGAAACCTCTGAGCTGGCGGCGAACCCCCGAGGACTGGGATCTGTTGAAGAACATGCACATGGCTTTCTTTCCATCCATCGAAGGATCGTTCCGGCGAGGTGGATTCGGGGCTCGTGCCGAGCCTGTTGCACCCGGAACCGAGGCACCCAAGCAACCGGTCGATATCGCGCTGGCGTACATCAAGAAGAGCACGCCGCTGACGACGCCGGAGTGGTCGAATTGGGTGGCGATGGAGGAGACGCCGAAGCTTGCAGGTGCGTGGTTGGTCTCCGGCAGTTTGCCGGGCAAGGGCAAGTTTTATGGCGAGATGAAGATCGAGGCCAAGTCGGATGATGGCGGCTATACAACGCACACCAAGGTGAACTTCACAAACGGTTCTACGTGGACAGGTGAGGGCAGTTCACTGGTGTACACGGGTTATGCGTGGCGCGGCCGTTCGAAGGGTGATGCAACCGTAGCAGGCATTGATGATCCGAACGGTGTACGTGAGGTGATGATGCTGTCGAAGGACCAGTCGGAGCTGACTGGCCGCTGGTTCTGGGGAACATACCAGGAGTTCGGGTTGGATGTGACGATGCGGCGCGAGACCGCGGCACCCACGGTGCTGGGCACGGATATCGGCGCGCTGAAGACGGGATCGACCGACAACACGGTACGAGTCTTCGGAACGCATCTGCCAGCGGGCTTGACCGCTGCGGATGTAACCCTGGGATCGGGCGTGACCGTGACGAAGGTAGTGAGCAGCACGCCCGAGATGGTGACGGTGCTGGCCAGTGTGGATGCGAAGGCAGTGCCTGGTAGGCGCGTCGTCTCAGTCGCAAACGACACACTCCCGAACGCCTATGCGGTGTACGACCACATGGACTTTTTGAAGGTAAGTCCAACGACCGGCATTGCGCACCTTGGCAGCGACCCGCACGCGAAGGGGTATATGCAGTTCGAGGCGACAGCCTTCAGCAATGGGCCGGACGGCAAGCCAAATACGCCAGACGATATTGACCTGGGCTTTGTTCCGGCCTCTTGGAAGATGGAGGAGTTTGTTGCTTCGTATGGCGACGACGACATTCAGTTTGTTGGAGCGCTGGATGCGAAGACGGGCTTCTTTACGCCGGCGAGCGATGGGCCAAACCCCAAGCGAAAATCCATGCGCAATAACTATGGCGACGTGTGGACTGTTGCAACGTTTATGCCACCGGGTGCGACCGTACCGCTGGTGGGCAGAAGCTACTTCATCATCGCTGTACCGCAGTACATGCAGTGGGATCAACCGGAGGTAGGCCAGTGACGTTATCACTATCAGAAGTACATACCTTCCGTGGAGTTGACTTTGATTTTGCGTACCTCGTGCCGAGCGGCGGCATCGTGGCGCTCGACGAGATTTCAATGGCTGTATTGAAACGGCTCGAACAGGTTTCCCTGACGCGAGAAGAGCTGATTGAGGAGCTTGTAGTGGGCGGGTACTCGGGTGTGCAGGCGTCAGAATGCATCGAAGAACTCCAGGCTGTGCGGGCGATCCAGAACGGCGCGGTGGTGTATGAGAAGTCGCAGGCTTTGCCAGAAGATTTTCCATTGCAGAGCATCGTCCTGAACGTGACCAATCAATGCAATCTCTCATGCTCCTACTGCTACGAGTTTGGGGAAGACAAGATTGCGACGCCTGATGGCAAGAAGAAGTTCATGGACATCGAGACGGCGCAAGCCTCAGTCGACTACCTCTTCGAGGAGTCCAAGGGGCGTGAGTCCGTTCATATCACCTTCTTCGGTGGTGAGACGCTGATGAACTTTCCTCTTATGAAGCAGGTGGTTGACTATGCGCGTCAACAGGCAGCTCTGCGCGGCAGTAAGGTCGAGTTCAGCCTGACAACCAACGCGACGCTGCTGTCGACCTCGATCATCGAGTTTCTTGCAGAGCACGGCGTCGGCGTTACCGTGAGCATGGACGGAACGAAGGAGATGCAGGATAAATTCCGCATCTTCTCAAACGGTAAGGGCAGTTACGACATCATCAAGCCAAAGGTGCAGGAGCTGATCGCGAAACACACCAGCCGGCCGGTAGGCGCACGGGTCACGATGACCTCGGGCGCGATGGACGTACGGAAGATCTATCAGCATTTGAAGCACGAGCTGGGATTTCACGAGGTAGCGTTTGCACCAGTGACCACTTCGCCTGATCGGTTGTACTCGATCGGCGAGGTCGGCATGGACACCGTGCTGGAACAATTCAGTGAGCTGGCGGATGAGTATCTGGAGCATGCGCTGCGGGGCGAACACCATGGCTTCTCGAACGTGAGCGACACGTTGGCGGAGTTGCATCAAGGTGTGAACAAGGCGCTGCCGTGCGGTGCAGGCCTGGGGATGGTTGGCGTTGGTCCTTCGGGCGATATTGCGCCATGCCATCGCTTTGTGGATTCGGATGAGCACACGCTGGGTCACATCTCGACCGGTATCGACAAAGAGAAGCGGGCGGACTTTCTTGGTCGCGGCAACATCGATACAAAGTACGACTGTCATAGCTGCTGGGCTCGTCCGCTTTGCGCGGGTGGGTGCCACCACGAGGCATTCGTGCGGTATGGAGATACTGGCCATGCGAATCTGCACTACTGCGACTGGATTCGGACATGGACGAACAAATGTCTTGAGATCTATGGCGCTATTGCTGAAAAGAATCCATCGTTTCTCCAACACTTCGCGGAAAGGAAGGCTGCATGAAGCATTTACGCGCCATCAACAAGAAAGCTATCCGGATCGAGACCAGCATGCTGGCGGAGACGGAAGATATCGTCGGGCTACAGGCTCCTCAGCCAAAACCCCATGTGCCGATGGGCTGTTCCATTATTTTCTCTCCGGGGTGGGAGGTTGATTCGGCCGGTGGTACGGCAGGTCTCTGCCAGCCGGTGGAGCGCGATATCTA
Coding sequences:
- the peaA gene encoding quinohemoprotein amine dehydrogenase subunit alpha, with the protein product MSCFSCRRCWIGTKFFTLLLVGAGLTAGAIAQRARGTAITGGKEVHDVLIPVTDPLVMQKCGTCHSADALGNLTRISSVRTTPEGWEEAIKRMVRLNGLQVTPEEARKIVRYLSDSHGLAPEEAAAVEYFPEHRLVDEKFPDDDTQHACASCHALAKPLSWRRTPEDWDLLKNMHMAFFPSIEGSFRRGGFGARAEPVAPGTEAPKQPVDIALAYIKKSTPLTTPEWSNWVAMEETPKLAGAWLVSGSLPGKGKFYGEMKIEAKSDDGGYTTHTKVNFTNGSTWTGEGSSLVYTGYAWRGRSKGDATVAGIDDPNGVREVMMLSKDQSELTGRWFWGTYQEFGLDVTMRRETAAPTVLGTDIGALKTGSTDNTVRVFGTHLPAGLTAADVTLGSGVTVTKVVSSTPEMVTVLASVDAKAVPGRRVVSVANDTLPNAYAVYDHMDFLKVSPTTGIAHLGSDPHAKGYMQFEATAFSNGPDGKPNTPDDIDLGFVPASWKMEEFVASYGDDDIQFVGALDAKTGFFTPASDGPNPKRKSMRNNYGDVWTVATFMPPGATVPLVGRSYFIIAVPQYMQWDQPEVGQ
- the peaB gene encoding quinohemoprotein amine dehydrogenase maturation protein, with the translated sequence MTLSLSEVHTFRGVDFDFAYLVPSGGIVALDEISMAVLKRLEQVSLTREELIEELVVGGYSGVQASECIEELQAVRAIQNGAVVYEKSQALPEDFPLQSIVLNVTNQCNLSCSYCYEFGEDKIATPDGKKKFMDIETAQASVDYLFEESKGRESVHITFFGGETLMNFPLMKQVVDYARQQAALRGSKVEFSLTTNATLLSTSIIEFLAEHGVGVTVSMDGTKEMQDKFRIFSNGKGSYDIIKPKVQELIAKHTSRPVGARVTMTSGAMDVRKIYQHLKHELGFHEVAFAPVTTSPDRLYSIGEVGMDTVLEQFSELADEYLEHALRGEHHGFSNVSDTLAELHQGVNKALPCGAGLGMVGVGPSGDIAPCHRFVDSDEHTLGHISTGIDKEKRADFLGRGNIDTKYDCHSCWARPLCAGGCHHEAFVRYGDTGHANLHYCDWIRTWTNKCLEIYGAIAEKNPSFLQHFAERKAA
- the qhpC gene encoding quinohemoprotein amine dehydrogenase subunit gamma, with the protein product MKHLRAINKKAIRIETSMLAETEDIVGLQAPQPKPHVPMGCSIIFSPGWEVDSAGGTAGLCQPVERDIYDCYVTCFWPAQVPDHMNNYPDWTSKCALATKDWRNVDIVFP